The stretch of DNA AACGATACCCGACGCGACACTGATCGCTCTTCTCGAAATACGACCTACCCATATCGACGATGAAGCCGAGTTGCTTCTCCATGGCTAGTACTGAGTCGCACAATCTAGTCCTATTGTCTCGTATTTCGATCGGAGTTGTAATCTTTCCATCGGCTAGCTATGGCTAACCTGCGCGTCACATCGTTCAAAAAAACGTGTGTAGAGCGCTGTAGCTGTCGCCGTCAGGGTAACGAAATCATCCTAGAAATCTCTGCGACGTGATTATAAATGAATGGCGCAATCTGACTGATCCACTAACGGCGGAGTCCAGATCTTACCGATTACACCCTCATTGATGTCCTTGTAGATGGCTCGCTTCGTCGCCATCACTCACCAAAAAGCTATCTCCCTGACTCTACTAGTCTAGGCAGGGGCGATCGCCTCCGACGACCGTGAAAATGCTTGGTCTAGCATAATGCTCTATAAATCTTTCATAAATATGCTCTGTGGCTCTATATTCATGGCTGCCTAGGCAAGATTATGGCTGCTGCTGCCAATACAAATAGGCGCTGTAGGCCAGGGTGACTACGCCAGTGACGATCGCCATCTCATTCACCTGAAACTGTGGATGATGCAGGGGATAGTTGGGCTGATCGTCGTAGCCTACTCCCAGGCGAAACATGGTGCCGGGAGCATGTTCTAGGTATAGGGCAAAATCTTCTGCCCCCAGGGATGGTTCATCTAAGCGTTGGATGCGATCGCTGCCCCAGGCCTCCTGAGCGGCAAGTTCAACCACTTGCGTGAGAGATGGGTCATTTTGCACCGACGGCACCCCGCGCCGATAGTTGACGGTGTAGCGCGCTCCATACATTTGGCAGACACCATCGACAATGGACTCTACCCACCCCGGCAACTCGGCACTGGTTTCAGGATGGAGCGATCGCACCGTACCCACCAGCCGCACTTGATCGGCGATGACATTGGGAGCCCGACCGCCGCTGATTTGCCCAATGGTTAACACCACAGGTCGGAGGGGATTATGGGTGCGGCTAATGGCCTGCTGCAGCGTGGTGACTACCTGGGCCGCAATCCAAATGGCGTCGATCGCCTCATGGGGACGAGCGCCATGGCCAGACTCTCCCAAAATGACAATTTCTAAATCATCCGCCGCCGCCGTCAGCGCTCCATAGCGAATCCCAACGCAGCCGCCCAAGATTGATGGAAAGGTATGCACCCCAAGAATGGCGCTCACATGATGCATGGCACCATCCCGGATCATCCAAGAGGCTCCCTGGGCCGTTTCCTCGGCGGGTTGAAACAAGAAGCGCACGCGTCCGGGTAGCGGATCAATCTGGGAAAGCACCATGGCAGTGCCCAGCCCTACCGTGGTGTGAACATCATGACCGCAGGCGTGCATCATGCCTTTAAATCGCGATGTATAGGCTACATTGGTGCGCTCTTGAATGGGCAGGGCATCCATATCGGTGCGAATGGCTAGGAGGCGATCGTCTTGCCCTAGTCCCTCTAGTTCACCAATCACCCCGGTTTTGCCCACTAGTTCTTGAACGGAGAGCCCGCAGGATGACAAGACCCCGGCCACGTAGGCCGCTGTTTGATATTCCTGTCCGCTCAGCTCCGGATGGGCATGGATGTGGCGACGAATTTCAATTAACCGAGGAGCCAGTGTTTCTGCAATTTCTTTGATGCGACTTAACATGAATACCCTTCACTCGTTCACCAGATGTAGCATTTTTCCCGCGATCGCCTCGTTCACAGCGCTCAGTCTTAACGCAGGATGTTTCTAGTATTCCATTCGCGTTGGAGTTGTGCCATTCAGGGCGATCGCTGCTGCCGACATGGGCGCAATGTAGGGATAGAGAGATCCGCTAGGTATAGACAGCCCAGATACAGATGAACCTATGCGAATCCTAGGCCTAGTGCCATCATAGAGAAAGACTGCATGGGGCATGTATCCCGGCTGACATGCGATCGCCTACTCATGTTTCCATCCACCCTGCGTTGGCTGCCGTCAAGTTATGACCTATCCTCTCTCCGCAGCTAAGCTTCAGTGCTACGATCGCTGCCCTAAATCTTACTATTTTCGCTATGAACGAAAGCTTCCGGGGACGGCCTTCTTTGGTTCGGCTGCGTTGGGAACATCGCTCCATCAAGCCTTGGCGCAAATTTATCGAGATTGGCACTATCAAGACGCTCTGCCGGCCCTAGAGTGGATTGAGCATTGTTGGAACCAGCAGAGCAATGGCCTGAGCAGTAAGCAACTGGAAGAGGGACGGGGAATTCTGCGGCGGTACTACCATGAGTTCATTATGGCGGAAGCAGCCATGCGTCGGCCGCTGGCGGTGGAGGGGCGCATTCAGGGAACGCTGCAGGTGGAGAATCTGGAATTTTCGCTGTCGGGGCGCTATGACCGGATTGACTACCTGGATGATGGGCTAGAGCTGATTGACTACAAGTCCACCAAAGATGTCAATCTGAGCGAATCGGATGAACTTGACCTACAGATTGGACTGTATTACCTAGCCCTAGAGCAACATTATCAGCGGAGTTTGAAGCAACTGAGCCTCATTTACCTGCGCACGGGCGATAAGGTGAGTTTTGAGGTGACGCCCTTTCACCGAGAGCGGGTGACGGCCTTGATCAGTGAGCTGGCGCTAGAACTGCGTCACGATCGCCGCTGGCAGCCGTTTGCCGGAGAACAATGCGATCGCTGTGCCTATGCCAAATATTGCTCCGCTGCCTGCGCCTGCCCCGAACCTTTGCCCGATACGGCTAAGCCCGAACCCCAACTCCAGCTTGTGCTAGGGCTCTAGGACTCAATCTAGACGGTGATCATTTGGGAGTTCTACGGTATCTCGACTGTAGGTTAAGCTGACGGTAGACTTGGATGGCGCGCAAGGCTTCAGGATTAACGCAATATCACGATAACCATCATGCAGACTTGGCAGTGGACAACCTGGGGCGATCGCCGTTATCTCACCTGTAGCCTGTTGGCCCCATGGCGGCATGGATTTTTTACGCAACAGTTTTGGCCCCAGCTCCCCCAGGATCTGGTGCAGGTGTTTCATCCCCATGCCCAGGTGAACCGGGTGAAGCAGGTGCATGGCAACCGGGTGCTGACCCCGAGCGAACTCCAACAGCCGCTCGGGGATGGGCAAGATGATACCCTACATGCTGCTGATGGTTTGGTTTCTGATGGTGATACGCAGTCTCTCTGGGTCTGTAGTGCTGATTGTGTGCCGGTGTTGATCGGCGATCGCCACACGGGACAGGTGGCGGCCATTCATGCCGGTTGGCGCGGTACGGCGGCGCGGATTGTGCCCCAAGCGATCGCCCGCCTGCAGTCTCAGGGTAGCTGTCTAGCAGATTTGCAGGTGGCTATGGGGCCAGCGATCGCTGGCGAGGTGTATCAAGTGTCTAAAACCGTGGCGGCGGAACTGGGTGAAAGCTTGACGGATCGGCCCAAGGAAGATTCAGCCACCGCATCCCCCGAGTCGATCGAGAGCGTACTCCAGAAACTACAGAACTTACCCAATCCGCCTATTTACCCCGATGAGCATCCGGAGCGGGTGCGGATTGATGTGCGGCGCATTAACCAACTGCAGTTAGAGCATCTGGGCTTGGAGCCTCAGCAGGTGGCGATCGCTCCCCACTGCACCTATCAAAGCCCCCAAGACTTCTTTTCCTACCGCCGCACGAAGCAAAAGCAGGTGCAATGGTCGGGGATTCTTAGCGCCTCTACGTAGATCTGCTGGCCCTATGCCCGGTTTGGGGGAGCGATCGTAGACATGCACGCTCAAAGCCGCTCAAGACAGTGGTGCGTTACGGCTTCGCCTAACAGCTCCCTACAAGGCGGTTGATGGAGATTTGAGATCTACCGCATGGCTAGGACAGCAATTTTAGGGAGGGTGCCATGTCGTCTAGAGCCTCATCAAAGGGCGCATCATGGTCTAAGGTTTCACGGTGAGCAAAGGGGGATGGTCGGGCTCCATCGTCTCCCTGGTGTTGCTGAAGATGATTGAGGGTATCGATGAAGTCTTGGATACCTTGAAACTGACGATATACGGAGGCAAACCGAATATAGGCAACCTCGTTAAAACGCTGCAACCGTTGTAGAACTAGGTCTCCAATTTCAGTGCTTAAGACTTCGCGGGCAGCTTGCAGTTGCAGTTCTGACTCTAGTTCATCGACGAAATTCTCGATCTGTTCAGCCGAGACGCCAGTTTTCTCGCAGGCATGAACAATCCCCCGCAAGACTTTGGAACGGTCAAAGGATTCGCGATCGCCATCTCGCTTGACGACCGTAATGGGGACAAATTCAATGCGTTCATAGGTGGTGAAGCGACGACCACAGCGTAAGCACTCCCGACGGCGGCGCACGCTTTGCCCCGACTCCGCTGCGCGGGACTCTAGCACGCGATTATTTGTAAACTGGCAAAAGGGACACCGCATAGTGAAGGCCTTAGATCAAGGTCAATGAGGTCGGCGGGCGATCGCCTAGGAGCAACCCTATCAGCAGACGGTCAGCCGAGAGTTATGTCGGAGCTATGGTCGCAAACTTAACCCATTTCTGCAACTTGACTACCGAATACAAACCCTGACGAATCACCTCCCTTAAGAATACATCCAAGCTACAAAAAGACTCAAATCTAGCCCTTGCCCACTGCAGCTAGTGCTGATTAGCTCAGGGATGTAGCAAATCTAGATGGTGTACTGTTTCTGATCGACTTGGGTTGATCGGTGTGGGTACGGCAGTAACAATACTTAACACCTACAGACCTGTTGCTGATTGCTGAACTAGCAGACGCCTCAAATCTGTCCTACAAAAAAAGAGCCGCACCGGTGTGCAACTCTTGTAGACATGATGATTCATGTTGGACTAGGAGGCACAACGTTTTGTCAACTCTGTGCCAGGGTCTAGCCTAGTCTTTGGTAATACGAGGGGGTTCACGAAAGGCGATCGCAAAGAAAATTGTGCCGAGCGCCCCAATTAAAACCAGAATGTAAGCAACACTTTCCATGGCTTGACCTTCTTACTACATCTATCTTTAGTCTACAAACAAATGCAAGAAAGACCCAACCTGAAAGCCATCGACTGGCGATCGCCCTCGGTTGAGTCCTCTTCACATGCTTAGATTGCTTCTTTCCGACGGGTAGATTTGTCACCCACCTTCTGGTAGAAGCCCCATTCCACTTGCTCTTCCGAGAGCTCAGGGTCAACCCCAGCAAACACATCCCGGAACAGAGTCCGAGAGCCATGCCAGATATGACCGAAGAAGAACAGTAGCGCAAAGACAGCATGACCGTAGGTAAACCAGCCACGGGTGCTGGTACGGAAGACCCCGTCAGAGTTCAGGGTTTCCCGATCAAAGTCAAAGGGCTCACCCAACTGGGCTTTACGCGCATAGCGTTTCACCGTTGCTGGATCGTCAAAGGTTTGACCGTTCAATTCCCCTCCCAAGAAGGAGACGGTTACGCCGGTTTGCTCGAAGCTATACTTCGACTCTGCCCGACGGAAAGGAATATCAGCCCGAATGACACCATCTTGGTCAATCAAGACCACTGGGAAGGTTTCAAAGAAGTTAGGCAGGCGGCGCACAGAAAGCACACGACCTTCGCCATCGGTGAACGTCGGGTGACCCAGCCAGGTTTGGGCAATTCCGTCGCCCTTATCCATCGCTCCAGTACGGAACAAACCACCCTTTGCAGGGCTGTTACCCACGTAGTCATAGAAGGCTAGCTTCTCTGGAATTTGAGCCCAGGCTTGCTCTTCAGTTTGCCCAGCCGCAACGCCTGCCTGAACGCGACGCTCAATTTCTTGCTGGAAGTATCCGCCATCCCACTGATAGCGAGTTGGCCCATAGAGTTCAATGGGAGTAGCTGCACTGCCATACCACATGGTTCCTGCAACCACGAAGGCGGCAAAGAACACGGCGGCAATACTGCTCGACAATACAGTTTCGATGTTCCCCATCCGCAAGGCCTTAAACAGACGCTCGGGAGGACGCACAGCAATATGAAAGAGTCCAGCGATAATTCCGACTACTCCGG from Leptolyngbya sp. CCY15150 encodes:
- a CDS encoding M20 family metallopeptidase; amino-acid sequence: MLSRIKEIAETLAPRLIEIRRHIHAHPELSGQEYQTAAYVAGVLSSCGLSVQELVGKTGVIGELEGLGQDDRLLAIRTDMDALPIQERTNVAYTSRFKGMMHACGHDVHTTVGLGTAMVLSQIDPLPGRVRFLFQPAEETAQGASWMIRDGAMHHVSAILGVHTFPSILGGCVGIRYGALTAAADDLEIVILGESGHGARPHEAIDAIWIAAQVVTTLQQAISRTHNPLRPVVLTIGQISGGRAPNVIADQVRLVGTVRSLHPETSAELPGWVESIVDGVCQMYGARYTVNYRRGVPSVQNDPSLTQVVELAAQEAWGSDRIQRLDEPSLGAEDFALYLEHAPGTMFRLGVGYDDQPNYPLHHPQFQVNEMAIVTGVVTLAYSAYLYWQQQP
- a CDS encoding PD-(D/E)XK nuclease family protein, whose amino-acid sequence is MTYPLSAAKLQCYDRCPKSYYFRYERKLPGTAFFGSAALGTSLHQALAQIYRDWHYQDALPALEWIEHCWNQQSNGLSSKQLEEGRGILRRYYHEFIMAEAAMRRPLAVEGRIQGTLQVENLEFSLSGRYDRIDYLDDGLELIDYKSTKDVNLSESDELDLQIGLYYLALEQHYQRSLKQLSLIYLRTGDKVSFEVTPFHRERVTALISELALELRHDRRWQPFAGEQCDRCAYAKYCSAACACPEPLPDTAKPEPQLQLVLGL
- the pgeF gene encoding peptidoglycan editing factor PgeF, with translation MQTWQWTTWGDRRYLTCSLLAPWRHGFFTQQFWPQLPQDLVQVFHPHAQVNRVKQVHGNRVLTPSELQQPLGDGQDDTLHAADGLVSDGDTQSLWVCSADCVPVLIGDRHTGQVAAIHAGWRGTAARIVPQAIARLQSQGSCLADLQVAMGPAIAGEVYQVSKTVAAELGESLTDRPKEDSATASPESIESVLQKLQNLPNPPIYPDEHPERVRIDVRRINQLQLEHLGLEPQQVAIAPHCTYQSPQDFFSYRRTKQKQVQWSGILSAST
- the nrdR gene encoding transcriptional regulator NrdR, translating into MRCPFCQFTNNRVLESRAAESGQSVRRRRECLRCGRRFTTYERIEFVPITVVKRDGDRESFDRSKVLRGIVHACEKTGVSAEQIENFVDELESELQLQAAREVLSTEIGDLVLQRLQRFNEVAYIRFASVYRQFQGIQDFIDTLNHLQQHQGDDGARPSPFAHRETLDHDAPFDEALDDMAPSLKLLS
- a CDS encoding photosystem II reaction center protein T, producing MESVAYILVLIGALGTIFFAIAFREPPRITKD
- the psbB gene encoding photosystem II chlorophyll-binding protein CP47, producing MGLPWYRVHTVVLNDPGRLISVHLMHTALVAGWAGSMALYELAIFDPSDPVLNPMWRQGMFVMPFMARLGVTGSWGGWSITGETGVDPGFWSFEGVAAAHIILSGLLFLAACWHWVFWDLELFRDPRTGEAALDLPKMFGIHLFLSGLLCFGFGAFHLTGLFGPGMWVSDPYGVTGSIQPVAPAWGPEGFDPFNPGGIVAHHIAAGVVGIIAGLFHIAVRPPERLFKALRMGNIETVLSSSIAAVFFAAFVVAGTMWYGSAATPIELYGPTRYQWDGGYFQQEIERRVQAGVAAGQTEEQAWAQIPEKLAFYDYVGNSPAKGGLFRTGAMDKGDGIAQTWLGHPTFTDGEGRVLSVRRLPNFFETFPVVLIDQDGVIRADIPFRRAESKYSFEQTGVTVSFLGGELNGQTFDDPATVKRYARKAQLGEPFDFDRETLNSDGVFRTSTRGWFTYGHAVFALLFFFGHIWHGSRTLFRDVFAGVDPELSEEQVEWGFYQKVGDKSTRRKEAI